In bacterium, the genomic window GCATCTGCGAGATGGAGAGGATCGGAGTGATTGTTCACAGTCTGCGGATAACTCTTCGCGCTTTGGTGAAGCGACCGTCTTTCAGTATCGTAGTCGTGCTGACTTTTGCCACGGGAATGGGAGCCTTTACGGCAGTGTTTACGGTGGTAAATTCCATACTGTTTCGGCCCCTTCGCTATGATCGTCCCGAGAGTCTGGTGATAATTCCCAGCGTCAACCAGGACGCATCGGGAAAGATGGTGGAATACGGTACATCGCTTTCCGATGTTCTGGATTGGAGGGATCGCGCCCGATCCTTTTCAGCGATAGCAGCAATGTTTCCTACGGATAGAGCTTTGACGGGGTCAGGTGATCCAGAGCAGGTCGATGCAGGCCAAATTAGTGCAAATCTTTTTGCAACGCTTGGCGTCCGGCCACAAATCGGACGCTCTTTCCTGCCCGAAGAGGAGACCGAAAATTCAAACGTTGTGATCCTCAGTTATGGGCTCTGGAAAAGAAGATTCAGCGCAGCTCCGGACATCCTGGGTGTATCCATATTTATAGATGGAGTTCCACGCCGTATTGTGGGGATCGCGCCTCCACAGTTCTATTTCGCTGCGGATGCTGAATTATGGACTCCCCTGAATCTGGCAGTGTCGCGAGACACCCGGAGTCCGAATCACAATCTGGCTGTGGTCGCGCGATTGAAGGGCGGTGTAGGCGTAGAGCAAGCGACTCACGAAATGATTTCCCTGTCTGAACAACTTGCGCGTGAGTTTCCGCAGTCCAACACCGGTTGGAGCGCGAAAGTAATTCCTGTACGGGAACCGTTCGTGCAAGATGTCCGCAATCTCCTGTTGATTCTGATGGCCGCTGTTGCCTTCCTTCTTCTGATTGTTGTAGCCAATGTCTCGAATCTGATTCTCGTACGGACCTTGGAGCAGCGACCCGAACTGGCCGTGCGAATTGCCCTCGGAGCTAGCCGGCGTCATTTGCTCAAACAAATCTTCCAGGAAAACTTAATTTTAACGATTACAGGCGGCGCCCTGGGTCTTTTAATTTCAGTCTGGTCTGTCAAGCTGATGATCGCTTTAAGCCCGCTCATTGCGTCGAGCCCTGGCGGCCATCTTATTTTGAATGATGTGTCGCTGGACTATCGTGTTATTGCGTTCAATCTACTCCTGTCGATTGGCGTAGGTTTCCTTTTCAGTCTCCTTTCAGTGTTACGGAATACTGCGACGCCTAACTTTTCGGCTCTAAGTTCAGGAAGCGGACATGCAACCGATGGATTGCAAGCGCGGCGGTTTCAAAACGGATTGGTGATTGCGGAGATTGCAATTGCGTTGCTGCTTCTCGTTGGCGCCGGACAGATGATTCGAAGTTTTGCGAGTCTGAAACGGATCCATCCAGGGTTTGAATCAACTAACCTCTTGGTGTCCCAGATTACTCTTCCTGCATCACGATATGATACACATGAGAAGCGCGGATCATTTCAGCAACAATTGCGCGATGAAATCGCCGGCATTCCAGGAGTCGTTTCCGTGGGCGCCACCACCCGGCTCCCGTTAAATGAATTTGCTTTCACTACAATCTTCGAAGTCGAAGGAATCCCTGCCCCTTCCAAAGAAGCAGGCTTTGTTTCCAATTTTCGGCGAATTTCACCTTCCTATTTCAAAACCATGCGCGCTCCGATCATTGAAGGACGCGAATTCATGGAGGCGGACGAGCAACGCACGATGCCTGTAGCAATCGTGAGCCGTCAGATGGCAAAGCGGTTCTGGCCCGGACAATCCGCAATCGGAAAACGAATCC contains:
- a CDS encoding ABC transporter permease, with protein sequence MIVHSLRITLRALVKRPSFSIVVVLTFATGMGAFTAVFTVVNSILFRPLRYDRPESLVIIPSVNQDASGKMVEYGTSLSDVLDWRDRARSFSAIAAMFPTDRALTGSGDPEQVDAGQISANLFATLGVRPQIGRSFLPEEETENSNVVILSYGLWKRRFSAAPDILGVSIFIDGVPRRIVGIAPPQFYFAADAELWTPLNLAVSRDTRSPNHNLAVVARLKGGVGVEQATHEMISLSEQLAREFPQSNTGWSAKVIPVREPFVQDVRNLLLILMAAVAFLLLIVVANVSNLILVRTLEQRPELAVRIALGASRRHLLKQIFQENLILTITGGALGLLISVWSVKLMIALSPLIASSPGGHLILNDVSLDYRVIAFNLLLSIGVGFLFSLLSVLRNTATPNFSALSSGSGHATDGLQARRFQNGLVIAEIAIALLLLVGAGQMIRSFASLKRIHPGFESTNLLVSQITLPASRYDTHEKRGSFQQQLRDEIAGIPGVVSVGATTRLPLNEFAFTTIFEVEGIPAPSKEAGFVSNFRRISPSYFKTMRAPIIEGREFMEADEQRTMPVAIVSRQMAKRFWPGQSAIGKRIQRLAQTDRVWRTVVGVVEDLKDSSLSDPPGSTLYIPYAQGSFPSFHIVVRTVGDAALIAAPLRERVWKLDKNLPVYNIKLAEELFADSLSRQRFGAWLLGTFAALGLFVAIIGIYGLMSYSTARRVHEIGIRMALGAQTRSVQKMIVSQSIRLTVWGTVIGLAASAVAERLASSLWYGSGSLIIFTLIPLLLVVVSLIASLIPAMRATRIDPILALRHE